Within Planococcus citri chromosome 2, ihPlaCitr1.1, whole genome shotgun sequence, the genomic segment aaaaaaagtctgtTTGTTATCAGACTTATCTGGATGACGCctggttcttttttttatcaaaaattaccgaaaagtgttgttttttctATACTTGAAAACCGCtcgtttcaaatcaaaatttcctagAAATGTTGCCTTTTTTGTTGTTAATAAtctgttttttatttgtttttattttccaagttataaaacttgcaaaaaaatcagtttttcataaaaacttttaaaaatttttacttttgttttcaaaattccaaaacttttttttagacagaattgcaaaaaaaaattattggaacaaaatttccagaaagtcttgcttttttttgttgccaaaaatttatagatatttttttgtcaaaattcggTTCTTTATCAAAaacctcacaagggaacctcgtgaggtgtcacactccgatttgaacgggaccgagatttttcgaaagagcatagtctaaaacccccaaaaccaaattttcagctgcccaagttcatttttcatgtttcgatTCTTagcaaatttatgaaaattcgaaattgactgtttttggcgatttatgtttttttttttgaagtacgtacttgatcagtaaaaatggtcaaagtaagtcccaaaactaatattaattacccaaatcccaattttaccatttcccgccattctggagcctccagcgcgatttttcaatttctccagaattttgaatttgcaccagaaggcgtgaatatgaagttgggcagctaaaaatcgagttgtacgtatattacactcgacctgtttaacgagtttatccacatttgagccgattttgagagtgacaccttaagaggggttttttgaggtgtcactctcgctccaaaacggctggaagtGGTAGAATTTTCGCTCCGGGAATTAGTcgttgaagaaatacagcgattagcacaaatttcaaaaatttcctcacaaacggttatcttttgattttttggattttttaatttgaaaaaagctggtcaaaaaaaccactcttgaggtgtcactcccgaaatcggctcaaatgtagataaactcgttaaacaggtcgagtttaatacacaactcgatttttagctgcccaaccgcatatttacgccttctggagcaaattcaaaattctggagaaattgaaaaatcacgctggaggctccagaatggctggaaattgtgaaatttgaatttggggggttaattttggacaaaatacagcgattcgcgtgaatttcaaaaatttctacacaaactggaaacttttgattttttggattttttaattttgaaaaaagctgatcaaaaagccacttttgaggtgtcactctcaaaattggctcaattgtgaataaactcgttaaacaggtctaGTGTAATATACCACTCGATgattagctgcccaacttcatattcacgccttctggagcaaattcaaaattctggagaaattgaaaaatcgttctggaggcttcagaatggctggaaatggtaaaattgggatttgggtaattaatattagttttgggacttatttggaccatttttactgatcaagtacgtactttttaaaaaaaacataaatcgccaaaaacagtcaattttgaattttcaaaaattcgccaaaaatcgaaaaatgaacttgggcaactgaaaatttggtttcaggggtttcagactatgctctttccaaaaatcgtggtctcgttcaaatcggagtgtgacacatcaagaggttcccttgtcagttttGTTTGCTtaagttgcaaaaaatgttttagtTTTTAACTTCAAAAGAAACCCATTATGTACTGTATCCTGTGCTTGTGGGCCCACGTGGAGGCACTTTCCCCCAAAATGccctcaaaaaatgtcaaaaatatcgaaaaattgccataaaaactgaaaaatattaaaaaattttgtggggagagaataaaattgacaaaaaaacttttaagtaaacaattttataaaatgttggaCTTTTATTGTGTAGAAAACTTTGAAACGAAAAGAGGATTTTTGAGGACGTTATCGGTTTTGGCGGGGAAAAAACTATAACTTTTCGTCAACtctccaaaaatttacactctctgacatttttgacaattttggcaaaatcgGGATTATCTGGGCAATCTTGACTATAGAATAGGACtgtctgacaattttggcaaaaattagtcccattgtaataattttactaaaaatggacactttttaataatttcttctaaaaatggacgctttttgacatttttttcctccaaaaattgacactactTTTCGACTTGGGCGACTTTTGACAAGGCAAAAAACAGAACCATGCGAGTTTGACAAAAATACAAGACTTTTGTTTGATGTACTTACTTAGttaattttggaacaaaaagtaGACTTAATGTTGAACAGAAATGgcaaaaatcaactcttttcggATGTTTGAGATAGGgaggggtacaaaaaattatggacttatTCCTTTCGAGAATTAGTATGGCCCCAAAAAAGAACTGACGAAAAAAGGTCCTCTAGGTATTTATCTGTAAATTAACTTCATCGTTGTCGTCGTTGTCGAGctttataatttaaaatattcacCTAATCAGACATTTctgtaatgaattttgaatcttttaaatattttacagTTGTTCAAGCTTCTCTGCCAGTTGAGTTTGTGAAATATGTCGCAGATTAACCCAGAAGATCTAAATAATCAACAAGTTGCCGAAAGTCAATGTCACACGAAAGCCGaactaaaaaaatgtactttctCATGGACAATCAATCATTACCCGGTTCTCGCTCGGAGACGAGAAATATTGAAATCGTCATCGTTTTGTGCTGCTAGTGATGATTTCAAGTGGCATTTGGAACATTCACTTGATGGGTATGAATTTTATTTAGAGAGTAACCTACTTAGTTGTAAGTGCATCAATAGGTTATTTACCAATCATTTACCTATTTGTCAGAAAAATCAAGCTTAGGTGAACTCgtagtatgtatgtatgtaccgtttaggtaaatatgtaggtacattaaaagATGTTTAATGTTTTTAAGTTATTGAGTAAAATAGAAGTAGGTAGGCCTTAGTGAGTGAATAGTGAATGAAGTTTTTCTCGATGAATTCGCAAAAGATTCAGTTTAAATCTTAGATTAATGAGCTTCCATTTCCAGAGTATGaagaattagataggtacctagttgttGTTTCGAAGATTTTCTCTTCATCACAGCCATATGTAGAGATAGGAACCAATTTTTAGAGtgagaaccttttttttttttgggtagtCTACCTGTCTGTAGTTACCTACGTAGATAATCAGTTTCTTGaacgatttgttttttttttctgttcttgcTTGGTTTAGACGTCTATTCGGTTGTAGGTATTACGAGGTAACTAATTTATTAAATTGGGTAAACGTCATGATTTTTacatttgttattatttttcatttcagtcatcCAGACTCGACTTCGACTAGTGTTATACTCGAATTATGTCCCAATTCTGAAGAAGATCTTGAAAAGCACGGTTCGGTATCTGGAAACGTGGTAATTTCTGTGCTGAAGACTGATCGAAGCAAACTTataaccaaaaccaattcattCACTTTGAAGTCTAACGAAGAGAGCCCCAGCTTCAAATgcgaaattcgatttttcaccGGATTGAATCATTTGGCGGAATCGGCATTTCAAGGTCAATTAACGTTTCTTTGCGAACTGAGCTATGTAAAAAGTAACAGCATTGTGAATATTTCTTCTCCGTGTTGTTCGAGTCCGATTGAAATTCCTGAATCCAGCCTTCCAACAGACTTGGGACGATTATACTTCGATGACTGTTTCAAAGACTTGACAATTTCAGtcaaagagaaaaattatcTCGTTCATAAGGCTATTCTAGCCATTCGCAGTTCGGTTTTCGACGCCATGTTCAGAAACGATATGCAAGAAAGCAGTAAAAATCGCATTGTAATTAACGATTTAGAAGAAGAAATATTCGAAGAAATGTTACACTACATTTATACagggaaaacgaaaaatttagacGAATTAGCCTTCGAATTGCTGCCAGTAGCAAATAAATACGATCTTAAGGAGTTGAGGATCATGTGTGAAAACGTTCTGTTGAAGAAATTATCTGCAGACAACGCTGTGAAGATTTTAATATTGGCTGATGTGCATCATGCTGAAGGATTGAAGAAGGGTACTCTTGAATTTATCAAAGTGAATTTTGCTGATTgcgaagatttaaaaaatgctgCCGTTTGGAATGATTTGGCCACTACTCGTGCTCAGTTATTGAAAGATATGTTGGATGCTTTTTGTAAGACTTAAATGATTTAAGTTACGTTTAATTTAAGTATATaaagaaccaaaattttgaaatatacatGAATTAATTCAATGTGTAtccttttttatacttattgattcatcttacctacctactcaaataTTCGTTACCCTTACTCGAATTTAGTGTAAGATATGAATGTGGGTACTATCGAGGAGAGTATGTACCTCAACTGATGATATAGGTCCTCAAGAAGCTATTATGAGCCTATAGTGTAGCTGGTAGCTGGTCAGTGGTCAGTATCTACTTACAAATCAAACGTAAACCTACACACTACTACTTCTGTCACTGACGCATGCGCAGATGTACTTGTAAAACCTTTTAAATTGGCGGGTTTCTGTCAAAAACACCGAACAGTAGGAGAATTTCGCATGAGGTCGAAGGTTGGAAGGTATTTCCTGCGTCCTGCGTCCTTCTTCAGCTATCCATACATCTTGTCACATTTCAAAGCATCTGTTGTTGAAACCGCTTTCTCTTTTCTCCCTGCACACCCTTCGTTCATAGATACCATACGCGATTCATCCCTCTATTGTCCGTTGGCTGGACCGTGGACCACGTGCTctcctatcatttttttttctttagcatTTAGTTAGTCGAGTTAGTATTTTGTTCGTGGAACGTATATTTCGTTATATTCAGAGTGAAAATTAATTGGAAAGAAGTGAATTTAATGATAGGCTGAAACTGTTCCACATTCACGATTGAATCATTTTGTCAAGAAAGAATTCTTTTCTCGAGTTAATCGATCGTGTATTTGTTCACGTCTCCTTTTATGATTGTTAAGTAAGTATTCAAgttgagtaaataaatatatGTTCACaacagcacacttatgaacccatgtatgggttaatcttgcataagaagtgaaccagtaggtttaccagcctggctcacttcgtaaaggctaaagttacataacaagtgagccacctgtttcaaactagttttgtcaaagttagctgcgcgcaccaaatgtttctcagagatgttcgctagatgtagtactaa encodes:
- the LOC135837676 gene encoding speckle-type POZ protein-like isoform X1, coding for MSQINPEDLNNQQVAESQCHTKAELKKCTFSWTINHYPVLARRREILKSSSFCAASDDFKWHLEHSLDGHPDSTSTSVILELCPNSEEDLEKHGSVSGNVVISVLKTDRSKLITKTNSFTLKSNEESPSFKCEIRFFTGLNHLAESAFQGQLTFLCELSYVKSNSIVNISSPCCSSPIEIPESSLPTDLGRLYFDDCFKDLTISVKEKNYLVHKAILAIRSSVFDAMFRNDMQESSKNRIVINDLEEEIFEEMLHYIYTGKTKNLDELAFELLPVANKYDLKELRIMCENVLLKKLSADNAVKILILADVHHAEGLKKGTLEFIKVNFADCEDLKNAAVWNDLATTRAQLLKDMLDAFCKT